A portion of the Rhodococcus pseudokoreensis genome contains these proteins:
- a CDS encoding type VII secretion target: protein MGEGLEVDVAVVTDAGTRLLRSAEVLRQQAVETGRLEFAGAQAGRDYTAKGDAVRDALGVVGVALEQWAADAESFGHAFRAAAARYSGTDADMVADVNGVQW from the coding sequence ATGGGCGAGGGACTCGAGGTGGACGTCGCGGTGGTGACGGACGCGGGCACCAGGCTGCTGCGGTCGGCGGAGGTCCTGAGACAGCAGGCCGTCGAGACCGGCCGGCTGGAATTTGCCGGGGCGCAGGCGGGCCGCGACTACACCGCGAAAGGTGACGCGGTGCGGGACGCCCTCGGTGTCGTCGGGGTCGCGCTCGAGCAGTGGGCCGCAGACGCGGAATCGTTCGGTCACGCGTTCCGGGCCGCCGCGGCGCGCTACTCCGGAACGGACGCCGACATGGTCGCCGACGTGAACGGGGTGCAGTGGTGA